One region of Limnospira fusiformis SAG 85.79 genomic DNA includes:
- a CDS encoding FHA domain-containing protein has protein sequence MRIGRSKDNDVTIGSAVVSRHHLELWNKTSGWELVNFGANGTYVNNQMVNKRRIVDGMVVRLGHTGPRLLIRLKPVNDIQLNKQLDIPDLEDLAANDITESDPGHTTRIEFDDDDDD, from the coding sequence TTGCGTATTGGTCGCTCGAAAGATAATGATGTTACTATTGGTAGTGCCGTGGTTTCAAGACATCATCTGGAATTGTGGAATAAAACCTCTGGATGGGAATTAGTCAATTTTGGTGCTAATGGCACTTATGTTAATAATCAGATGGTTAACAAGAGGCGAATTGTAGATGGTATGGTAGTCCGTTTAGGACATACCGGACCCCGGCTTTTAATTCGCTTAAAACCTGTTAATGATATTCAACTCAACAAGCAATTAGATATCCCCGATTTAGAAGATTTAGCAGCCAATGATATCACCGAATCCGACCCAGGTCATACCACCCGGATCGAGTTTGATGATGATGATGATGATTAA